The Streptomyces cynarae genome contains a region encoding:
- a CDS encoding S8 family peptidase produces MAWIRLTAAISTGLLLAAGGVPAASARTPQDTAARPAGGQGAPPVTVRLVTGDRVTVTPGADGRRAASVEPGPGREGIVFRTYQEDGGDLTVLPSDAVDLVSAGTLDRRLFDVSALIAQGYDEGGTSALPLIVSASPRGGVARTTAKSEKAAAAVADRVAAFNEASAPARTLASIGARSLRVADDDLGAFWKALNPGGTEGTARAAATPRVWLDGRVAPVLDRSTAQINAPAAWKAGYEGQGVKVAVLDTGVDAAHPDLAGRIAESKDFSGSGNTVDHFGHGTHVASIVGGTGAASSGSRKGVAPKAELLIGKVLGDDGYGSESQVIDGMEWAAAEHAKVVNMSLGSDEPTDGTDPMSQALNTLSASGDTLFVVAAGNAGQSGDSTIGSPGAADAALTVGAVDRDDSLASFSSRGPRLGDKAVKPDVTAPGVGIVAARASGTTMGDPVDANYTAASGTSMATPHVAGAVALIAQQHPGWTGQQLKDALISTAHTVPGTKATEQGGGRIDVAAAMGAVTATGSVLLPAVQVGGGKQQSATLHYTNAGDKAVDLKLSVALANSDGVALTAGVVAPGASTVHLAPGASADVPLSTDAKDARRGAYYGYATATGADGTVLAHTTLSLVVHAPLHRLTVIARDRAGKVLPGWLPTIWGQDGFVSYTSADPAVAVVEEGTYQVDFSTLDNASDGQELVEVINPQVKVSKDTTVTLDASKVTQVQIRTPEPAEQRGILSYQTYRRIEGHGLIQGVMFFDIAKRIYVSPTAQVTDGTFEFASRWQMTAPQLRAKVSGTSAPFAPYYLPTSPVFDDKGVRLTAVDAGAGTAADFRAAHVRGKLAVVRYDFGNDAELAKAAADAGAKALMLVVPEGFFPWTRWQPEGDRLALPIMRAGSTEGTDLLKRAGKRTTTVEFSGTVKSPYLYDVMQVSQQRVPEKLVYTVSERNSAVVKAAYTRTGASAWGASSVSAGAPTRSSPGTSTPVTCRWDSSAPST; encoded by the coding sequence ATGGCATGGATCCGCCTGACGGCGGCGATATCGACAGGATTGCTGCTGGCCGCCGGAGGCGTGCCGGCCGCCTCCGCCCGGACGCCCCAGGACACCGCGGCGCGACCCGCCGGCGGCCAGGGCGCGCCGCCCGTGACCGTACGCCTGGTGACCGGCGACCGCGTGACGGTGACGCCGGGGGCCGACGGCCGCCGCGCCGCCTCGGTCGAGCCGGGACCCGGCCGTGAGGGCATCGTCTTCCGCACGTACCAGGAGGACGGCGGCGACCTGACGGTGCTGCCGTCGGACGCCGTGGACCTGGTCTCCGCCGGGACGCTGGACCGGCGTCTGTTCGACGTGTCCGCCCTGATCGCCCAGGGCTACGACGAGGGCGGCACCTCCGCGCTGCCGCTGATCGTCTCCGCCTCCCCGCGCGGCGGCGTGGCCCGGACGACCGCGAAGAGCGAGAAGGCCGCGGCGGCCGTCGCGGACCGGGTCGCCGCGTTCAACGAGGCATCGGCCCCGGCGCGGACCCTCGCCAGTATCGGCGCGCGGTCGCTGCGCGTCGCGGACGACGACCTCGGCGCCTTCTGGAAGGCCTTGAACCCGGGCGGCACCGAGGGCACCGCCCGCGCCGCCGCGACGCCGCGGGTGTGGCTGGACGGCCGGGTCGCGCCGGTGCTGGACCGCAGCACGGCGCAGATCAACGCGCCTGCGGCGTGGAAGGCCGGGTACGAGGGCCAGGGCGTGAAGGTGGCCGTGCTGGACACCGGCGTGGACGCCGCCCACCCCGATCTGGCGGGCCGGATCGCGGAGTCGAAGGACTTCTCGGGCAGCGGGAACACCGTGGACCACTTCGGGCACGGCACGCACGTGGCGTCGATCGTCGGCGGTACGGGCGCGGCGTCCTCCGGTTCCCGCAAGGGTGTGGCGCCGAAGGCGGAGCTGCTGATCGGCAAGGTGCTCGGCGATGACGGCTACGGCTCGGAGTCGCAGGTCATCGACGGCATGGAGTGGGCGGCCGCCGAGCACGCCAAGGTCGTCAACATGAGCCTCGGCTCCGACGAGCCGACCGACGGCACCGACCCGATGAGCCAGGCCCTCAACACGCTGTCCGCCTCCGGCGACACCCTCTTCGTCGTCGCGGCGGGCAACGCGGGCCAGAGCGGGGACTCCACGATCGGTTCGCCCGGTGCGGCCGACGCCGCGCTGACGGTGGGCGCCGTGGACCGCGACGACTCCCTGGCCTCCTTCTCCAGCCGCGGTCCGCGCCTCGGCGACAAGGCCGTCAAGCCCGACGTGACAGCCCCCGGCGTCGGCATCGTCGCCGCGCGCGCGTCCGGCACCACCATGGGCGACCCGGTCGACGCGAACTACACGGCGGCGTCCGGCACCTCGATGGCGACCCCGCACGTGGCGGGTGCCGTCGCGCTGATCGCGCAGCAGCACCCCGGCTGGACCGGTCAGCAGTTGAAGGACGCGCTGATCAGCACCGCGCACACCGTGCCGGGCACGAAGGCGACCGAGCAGGGCGGCGGCCGGATCGACGTCGCCGCGGCCATGGGCGCGGTCACGGCCACCGGCAGCGTGCTGCTGCCCGCCGTCCAGGTGGGCGGCGGCAAGCAGCAGTCGGCGACCCTGCACTACACCAACGCCGGTGACAAGGCAGTGGACCTGAAGCTGAGCGTGGCCCTGGCCAACTCCGACGGCGTGGCCCTGACGGCCGGTGTCGTCGCGCCCGGCGCGAGCACCGTCCACCTCGCCCCCGGTGCCTCCGCCGACGTGCCGCTGAGCACCGACGCGAAGGACGCCAGGCGCGGCGCCTACTACGGCTACGCCACCGCGACCGGCGCGGACGGCACCGTCCTCGCCCACACCACGCTCTCCCTGGTCGTGCACGCGCCGCTGCACCGGCTCACCGTGATCGCCCGCGACCGCGCGGGCAAGGTGCTGCCGGGCTGGCTGCCGACGATCTGGGGCCAGGACGGCTTCGTCTCGTACACCAGCGCCGACCCCGCGGTCGCCGTCGTCGAGGAGGGCACCTACCAGGTCGACTTCAGCACTTTGGACAACGCCTCGGACGGCCAGGAACTGGTCGAGGTGATCAACCCGCAGGTGAAGGTCTCCAAGGACACCACGGTGACGCTGGACGCCTCCAAGGTCACCCAGGTGCAGATCCGCACGCCCGAGCCCGCTGAGCAACGGGGGATCCTCAGCTACCAGACGTACCGGCGCATCGAGGGCCACGGCCTGATCCAGGGCGTGATGTTCTTCGACATCGCCAAGCGCATCTACGTCAGCCCGACCGCGCAGGTCACCGACGGCACCTTCGAGTTCGCCTCGCGCTGGCAGATGACGGCCCCGCAGTTGCGAGCGAAGGTGTCCGGCACTTCGGCGCCCTTCGCCCCGTACTACCTGCCGACCTCACCGGTCTTCGACGACAAGGGCGTCCGGCTGACCGCGGTGGACGCCGGAGCGGGCACCGCCGCGGACTTCAGGGCCGCCCATGTGCGCGGGAAGCTCGCTGTCGTCCGCTACGACTTCGGTAACGACGCCGAGCTGGCGAAGGCCGCCGCGGACGCCGGGGCCAAGGCGCTGATGCTCGTCGTGCCCGAGGGCTTCTTCCCCTGGACGCGCTGGCAGCCGGAGGGCGACCGCCTCGCGCTGCCGATCATGCGCGCCGGCTCGACCGAGGGCACCGACCTGCTCAAGCGCGCCGGTAAGCGCACCACCACGGTGGAGTTCTCCGGCACGGTGAAGAGCCCCTACCTGTACGACGTGATGCAGGTGTCCCAGCAGCGCGTTCCCGAGAAGCTGGTGTACACGGTCAGCGAACGCAACAGCGCGGTGGTGAAGGCCGCCTACACCCGCACCGGTGCCTCGGCCTGGGGAGCGAGCAGCGTTTCGGCTGGCGCCCCTACCAGGAGTTCGCCTGGAACCAGTACACCCGTGACGTGCCGGTGGGACAGCAGCGCACCGAGTACGTGA
- a CDS encoding transposase: MEIVRKDPDQRGFRVQPKRWAVERTFSWLTAHRRLARDYEASPARSETMIRWAMIGLMVRRLTRCRPTTRPGPKPLIQLRPLEGAVRT; the protein is encoded by the coding sequence CTGGAGATCGTCCGCAAGGATCCCGATCAGCGCGGCTTCCGGGTCCAGCCGAAGCGGTGGGCTGTCGAGCGCACCTTCTCATGGCTGACCGCCCACCGGCGCCTGGCCAGGGACTACGAGGCCAGCCCGGCACGATCGGAGACCATGATCCGCTGGGCGATGATCGGCCTCATGGTGCGCCGGCTCACCCGCTGCCGTCCCACCACCCGGCCCGGCCCGAAACCATTGATTCAGCTGAGGCCACTCGAGGGTGCTGTTCGAACGTGA
- a CDS encoding DUF488 domain-containing protein, translating into MVRQIAYRRVYEETSPQDGKRVLVDRVWPRGMRKESAHLDEWLRDIAPSSELRKWYGHEPSRFAEFRRRYLAELRDAGHREAAGQLRDLAGHDKLVLLTATKDVDHSQAAVLAEWLTKKR; encoded by the coding sequence ATGGTCAGACAGATCGCCTACCGCAGGGTCTACGAGGAGACCTCGCCGCAGGATGGCAAGCGCGTACTCGTGGACCGGGTCTGGCCCCGGGGCATGCGCAAGGAGAGTGCGCATCTGGACGAGTGGCTGCGTGACATCGCGCCGTCGAGCGAACTGCGCAAGTGGTACGGCCATGAGCCCAGCCGCTTCGCCGAGTTCCGTCGCCGCTACTTGGCGGAACTGCGCGATGCTGGGCACCGCGAGGCAGCCGGGCAACTGCGTGACCTTGCTGGGCACGACAAGCTCGTGCTGCTGACAGCCACCAAGGACGTGGACCACAGCCAGGCCGCCGTCCTCGCCGAATGGCTCACCAAGAAACGCTGA
- a CDS encoding STAS domain-containing protein, whose amino-acid sequence MRTNIIRNESMMASYDLVNGWTVVEVDGDLDAHTSPLIREAVIKLLEDGHRHFILDLGFVPFMDSMGLGVIVAVTKRIREHEGSLRIASVSGRILKLFDLSGMRESYEICHSSEEATRSAPSRGSLVHWPHPSSS is encoded by the coding sequence ATGCGAACGAACATCATCCGGAACGAGAGCATGATGGCCAGCTACGACCTTGTGAACGGCTGGACCGTTGTCGAGGTCGACGGTGATCTGGACGCCCACACCTCTCCCTTGATCCGTGAAGCGGTGATCAAGCTCCTCGAGGACGGACATCGCCATTTCATCCTCGACCTGGGCTTCGTCCCCTTCATGGATTCGATGGGGCTGGGCGTGATCGTGGCGGTCACAAAACGCATCCGTGAACATGAAGGCTCGCTGCGTATCGCGTCCGTCTCTGGCCGAATTCTCAAGCTCTTCGACCTCAGCGGCATGCGTGAGAGCTACGAGATCTGCCACTCGTCGGAGGAGGCGACGCGATCTGCTCCTTCACGCGGCAGTCTCGTGCACTGGCCACATCCGTCGTCCAGCTGA
- a CDS encoding PP2C family protein-serine/threonine phosphatase, with translation MVHDPSNDSPQSGAFSVGEARQAARDGATAHASPLVLDPQRLRQLLGTVVAMSGDMDTRTVLHRIVEAAAHLVGARYAALGVLSESGKVTDLITVGIDDPHLCAAMGLPQGHGLLHTMVDDRQPLRVADAAAHPRSAGFPAGHPVMRTLLGVPLMVRGTVYGDLYLADKTDGTPFNDDDEHLLTALASAAGVSIENARLYEHLKRAAEHFQRRMLPVLPNLEPLEAAARYEPASELPRLGGDWYDAMVLPDGATCVVVGDVTGHDVEAAPLMGQIRNMLRALAFDRCGPPGLVVSRLDHTLTMFEDPPTATLVFGRLERTPEGYTFGWSNAGHPPPLQIGPDGSTCYLAPARHGIPVGIDASVPRFNHAHPLPPGATLLLFTDGLVERRGQDIDTGLDDLAEHAARLARAPLEELCDALIAQSRQVFDDDVAVLALRTPDGSAR, from the coding sequence ATGGTGCACGATCCGTCCAACGACAGTCCGCAGTCCGGAGCCTTTTCGGTCGGCGAGGCGCGGCAAGCGGCCCGGGACGGAGCGACCGCTCATGCATCGCCGCTCGTCCTCGATCCACAACGGCTGCGTCAGCTGCTCGGCACGGTCGTGGCGATGAGCGGCGACATGGACACCCGCACCGTGCTGCACCGCATCGTCGAAGCGGCCGCTCATCTCGTCGGAGCTCGCTACGCCGCCCTGGGCGTGCTCTCGGAGAGCGGCAAGGTAACTGACCTGATCACGGTTGGTATCGATGATCCGCACCTGTGCGCTGCGATGGGCCTGCCCCAGGGCCATGGCCTGCTGCACACCATGGTGGACGACCGGCAGCCGTTGCGGGTGGCGGACGCGGCCGCGCACCCTCGTTCTGCAGGTTTCCCCGCCGGGCACCCGGTCATGCGGACCCTGCTGGGCGTTCCCCTCATGGTGCGCGGGACCGTCTACGGCGACCTCTACCTCGCCGACAAGACGGACGGCACACCCTTCAACGACGATGACGAGCACCTGCTGACCGCGCTTGCCAGCGCCGCGGGCGTCAGCATCGAGAACGCCCGTCTGTATGAGCACCTTAAACGCGCCGCCGAGCACTTCCAGCGCCGTATGCTGCCCGTCCTTCCGAACCTGGAGCCGCTGGAGGCAGCGGCCCGGTACGAGCCCGCATCCGAGCTGCCCAGGCTGGGCGGGGACTGGTACGACGCCATGGTCCTGCCCGACGGTGCGACGTGTGTGGTGGTGGGCGACGTGACCGGCCACGACGTCGAGGCCGCCCCGCTGATGGGCCAGATCCGCAACATGCTGCGGGCCCTCGCCTTCGACCGGTGCGGGCCGCCCGGTCTGGTTGTGTCGCGCCTGGACCACACCCTGACGATGTTCGAGGACCCGCCGACCGCCACCCTGGTGTTCGGCCGCCTCGAACGGACCCCTGAGGGATACACCTTCGGCTGGAGCAACGCCGGGCACCCGCCTCCACTGCAGATCGGGCCGGACGGCAGCACCTGCTACCTGGCGCCCGCCCGGCACGGGATCCCGGTGGGCATCGACGCGTCCGTCCCACGGTTCAACCACGCGCACCCACTTCCGCCGGGCGCCACCCTGTTGCTGTTCACCGACGGGCTGGTCGAGCGCCGCGGCCAGGACATCGACACGGGGCTGGACGACCTGGCCGAGCACGCCGCCCGCCTAGCCAGGGCCCCGCTGGAAGAGCTGTGCGACGCCCTGATCGCCCAAAGCCGGCAGGTATTCGACGACGACGTCGCCGTCCTCGCCCTGCGCACCCCGGACGGTTCAGCCCGATGA
- a CDS encoding cupin domain-containing protein codes for MQKLSLDARVREHLERAAASSAGRSAETVYGGHEHVLRQTLMALRSGTTLAEHGNPGEATVLVLRGRVRLSSGDDVWEGMAGDLLLVPPSRHSLEALEDAAVLLTVAKPP; via the coding sequence ATGCAGAAACTCTCTCTCGACGCCCGGGTCCGCGAACACCTGGAACGGGCTGCCGCGTCCTCCGCCGGCCGCAGCGCCGAGACCGTCTACGGCGGCCACGAACACGTCCTCCGTCAGACCCTGATGGCACTGCGCTCCGGCACCACTTTGGCCGAGCACGGAAACCCCGGCGAGGCAACAGTGCTGGTCCTGCGTGGCCGAGTACGGCTGAGCAGTGGGGACGACGTGTGGGAGGGCATGGCCGGGGACCTGCTCCTCGTGCCGCCCTCCCGGCACAGCCTGGAGGCCCTCGAAGACGCGGCCGTACTGCTGACCGTCGCCAAGCCCCCCTGA
- a CDS encoding maleylpyruvate isomerase family mycothiol-dependent enzyme, which produces MSPESNGMPGTSWLGNPIDARALFGPELRSLLDTLRGLTASDWSRTATGRWTVHDVAAHLLGDYYGRLGHDYRNGFADGETVEAFIHRTNQEWVDLHADDSPASLIDALAAAGTQLAQRFATANLDAAALGVSWAGVDPAPAWLDIAREFTEHWTHRQQIRHAIGRNTDPEPRALTVVLDTFMRALPHTLRRTSAPIGAQVQVIAKGTAGGTWTATATADRWSLAEAPSGRPTAAVVLDTETVWRLATRNIDPADALSHAHVQGDRRLAEAACQIVSIIY; this is translated from the coding sequence ATGAGTCCCGAGTCCAACGGCATGCCCGGCACTTCTTGGCTGGGTAACCCGATCGACGCGCGTGCACTGTTCGGTCCGGAACTCAGGTCGCTGCTCGACACGCTGCGTGGCCTGACTGCCTCCGACTGGAGCAGGACGGCAACCGGGCGCTGGACGGTGCACGACGTTGCCGCCCACCTCCTCGGCGACTACTACGGCCGCCTCGGCCACGACTACCGGAACGGCTTCGCCGATGGCGAGACGGTCGAGGCGTTCATCCACCGCACGAACCAGGAATGGGTCGACCTGCACGCGGACGACAGCCCTGCTTCGCTCATCGACGCCCTGGCAGCGGCAGGCACCCAACTCGCCCAGCGATTCGCCACAGCCAATCTTGACGCGGCCGCCCTAGGCGTGTCGTGGGCAGGCGTCGACCCCGCGCCAGCCTGGCTGGACATCGCCCGGGAGTTCACCGAGCACTGGACCCACCGCCAGCAGATCCGCCACGCCATCGGCCGCAACACCGACCCGGAGCCGCGTGCCCTGACCGTGGTCCTCGATACCTTCATGCGGGCCCTGCCCCACACGCTCCGGCGCACGTCAGCACCAATCGGGGCGCAGGTCCAGGTGATCGCCAAGGGCACCGCCGGCGGCACTTGGACGGCGACTGCCACTGCGGACCGATGGTCGCTGGCCGAAGCGCCGAGCGGCCGACCAACCGCAGCCGTGGTGCTGGACACAGAAACCGTCTGGCGATTGGCTACGCGGAACATCGATCCCGCGGATGCCCTGTCTCACGCCCATGTGCAAGGAGATCGTCGGCTCGCCGAAGCCGCGTGCCAGATCGTGTCCATCATCTACTGA
- a CDS encoding IS630 family transposase (programmed frameshift), with the protein MVARYAQAGGLTDAERAARERIRLQVVERFERGEKNREVAAALRVSERSVERWRRAWRERGETGLLSLGSPGRPKLSEMEFAGLERGLERGPLAHGWSDQRWTLARVKTLIGRLFHVSYTLEGTWRLLKRQGWSWQQPCRRAIERDDAALEPAEEGGLAAGKSTAAALGAWIVFQDEAGQSMTPPRARTWGRVGRTPVVRVRGRGSGRVSMAGMVCYKPGQCSRLIYAVREYHGRKNEPKGFGWKDLRNLLVRARLQLGGPIVLVWDNARLHLTAGMREFIAANAHWLTVFQLPAYAPDINPQEGIWSLVKREIGNLAAADLAQITGAVKRRLKQIQYRPDLVDACLAATELIADG; encoded by the exons CTGGTCGCGAGGTATGCGCAGGCCGGCGGCTTGACGGACGCCGAAAGGGCCGCGCGGGAGCGGATCAGGCTGCAGGTCGTGGAACGCTTCGAGCGCGGGGAGAAGAACCGCGAGGTCGCGGCCGCGTTACGGGTGAGCGAGCGGTCGGTTGAACGGTGGCGCCGGGCCTGGCGCGAGCGCGGCGAGACCGGCTTGTTGTCGCTGGGCTCACCGGGCCGACCCAAGCTCAGTGAGATGGAGTTTGCGGGGCTGGAGCGGGGGTTGGAGCGCGGGCCGCTGGCGCACGGGTGGTCAGATCAGCGGTGGACGCTGGCGCGGGTGAAGACGCTGATCGGTCGGCTGTTCCACGTCTCCTACACCCTGGAGGGCACCTGGCGGCTGCTGAAGCGGCAGGGCTGGTCCTGGCAGCAGCCCTGCCGACGGGCGATCGAGCGCGACGATGCGGCGCTGGAGC CTGCGGAAGAAGGAGGTCTGGCCGCGGGTAAGAGCACGGCGGCGGCACTCGGCGCCTGGATCGTCTTCCAGGACGAGGCCGGGCAGTCGATGACGCCGCCGCGCGCCAGGACCTGGGGCCGGGTCGGCCGGACGCCCGTGGTGCGGGTGCGCGGCCGGGGCTCGGGCCGGGTGTCGATGGCCGGGATGGTCTGCTACAAACCCGGCCAGTGTTCCAGGCTGATCTACGCGGTACGCGAGTACCACGGCCGCAAAAACGAGCCGAAGGGCTTCGGCTGGAAAGATCTGCGCAACCTGCTGGTGCGCGCCCGCCTCCAGCTCGGCGGCCCGATCGTGCTGGTATGGGACAACGCACGCCTGCACCTGACTGCCGGCATGCGGGAGTTCATCGCCGCGAACGCACATTGGCTCACCGTCTTCCAGCTGCCCGCCTACGCGCCGGACATCAACCCACAGGAGGGCATCTGGTCACTGGTCAAACGCGAGATCGGCAACCTCGCCGCCGCTGACCTCGCCCAGATCACCGGGGCCGTCAAGCGCCGGCTCAAGCAGATCCAGTACCGCCCCGATCTGGTAGACGCCTGCCTGGCCGCCACCGAGCTGATCGCGGACGGCTGA
- a CDS encoding fic family toxin-antitoxin system, toxin component, with protein sequence MILHIDESWILEVAERSGHRDPAADDYGVPIAAVARHRGELLDHPVYDGPYARAAALVHTLGRCRWLERSNLTVACAVAVMYLEASNIPVNPTREQLTALAHELNNPRCTVARIASFLRTWKP encoded by the coding sequence GTGATCCTGCACATCGACGAGTCCTGGATCCTGGAGGTGGCCGAGCGATCCGGCCACCGCGACCCCGCCGCCGACGACTACGGTGTACCTATCGCCGCAGTCGCCCGCCACCGCGGCGAGCTCCTCGATCACCCCGTCTACGACGGCCCCTACGCGCGGGCCGCCGCGCTTGTGCACACCTTGGGCCGCTGCCGATGGCTGGAGCGCTCGAACCTCACCGTCGCCTGCGCCGTCGCCGTCATGTACCTGGAAGCCAGCAACATCCCCGTCAACCCCACCCGCGAACAGCTCACCGCACTCGCGCACGAGCTGAACAATCCGCGCTGCACCGTTGCCCGGATCGCCTCTTTCCTGCGTACCTGGAAACCATGA
- a CDS encoding MATE family efflux transporter translates to MNPHRRQLISLAHPVYFSLLASVASGIVNTVWVSRLGGAAVAAVAVATNTENVLLGVALVFASGTTVLVAHARGARDPAAVRAAVRGGWALCGLVSPVVAVGGFLLRGPLARLVLGSADPESLRLATAYFVISLPGTAVFFAQQLVDGILKGTGDTRTPLRLALLTNGLILLCDPLLIHLYGVRGAAASTVLCRCAALAVGLRTLRRNALLRTAAQARPADPLPAALHRTLTTGLPMSADFTVRQGGALVLVAIVARLGVTAVAAYAIAYKVMYVATMAFYAVRQAAAIHTAHTQGAGEDARRDIGRQAVRLSGTLGLAATALFAVTAPWIMAAFGAGPDVAHQGVLFLRCIGPYLLLMACFIALGGVFEGGGGAPALLRITLLGTAVQLPLAYALSGLGLPGVCLALGLAMAVQCAAVAALLRRARRQMQTGVSLARVG, encoded by the coding sequence GTGAACCCCCACCGCAGACAGCTCATATCGCTCGCCCACCCCGTCTACTTCTCGCTCCTCGCCTCGGTCGCATCCGGGATCGTCAACACCGTCTGGGTCTCCCGGCTCGGCGGTGCCGCCGTCGCCGCCGTGGCCGTCGCCACCAACACCGAGAACGTGCTGCTCGGTGTCGCCCTGGTCTTCGCCTCCGGTACGACCGTGCTCGTCGCGCACGCCAGGGGCGCCCGCGACCCGGCCGCCGTACGGGCCGCCGTACGCGGCGGTTGGGCGCTGTGCGGGCTGGTCAGCCCGGTCGTCGCGGTGGGCGGGTTCCTGTTGCGCGGGCCCCTGGCCCGGCTTGTCCTCGGCAGCGCCGACCCCGAGTCCCTGCGGTTGGCCACCGCCTACTTCGTGATCTCCCTGCCCGGCACGGCCGTCTTTTTCGCCCAGCAGCTCGTCGACGGCATCCTCAAGGGCACCGGCGACACTCGCACGCCCTTGCGGCTCGCCCTCCTGACCAACGGGCTGATCCTGCTGTGCGACCCGCTCCTCATCCACCTCTACGGCGTCCGGGGCGCTGCCGCCTCCACCGTGCTGTGCCGCTGCGCGGCCCTCGCGGTGGGCCTGCGCACCCTGCGCCGCAACGCGCTGTTGCGGACGGCCGCCCAGGCCCGTCCCGCCGACCCGCTCCCCGCCGCCCTGCACCGCACGCTCACCACCGGGCTGCCCATGTCCGCCGATTTCACCGTGCGGCAAGGAGGGGCGCTGGTACTGGTCGCGATCGTCGCCCGGCTTGGCGTCACGGCGGTGGCCGCCTACGCCATCGCCTACAAGGTGATGTATGTCGCCACCATGGCCTTCTACGCGGTACGGCAGGCAGCCGCGATCCACACCGCGCACACCCAGGGCGCGGGCGAGGACGCACGTCGGGACATCGGCCGGCAGGCAGTACGCCTCTCCGGGACACTGGGGCTCGCGGCCACCGCTCTGTTCGCCGTCACCGCGCCCTGGATCATGGCCGCCTTCGGCGCCGGGCCTGACGTCGCCCACCAGGGCGTGCTGTTCCTGCGCTGCATCGGCCCCTACCTGCTGCTGATGGCCTGCTTCATCGCGCTCGGCGGAGTCTTCGAGGGTGGCGGGGGAGCCCCCGCACTGCTTCGGATCACCCTGCTCGGCACCGCCGTCCAACTGCCCCTGGCCTACGCCCTGTCCGGCCTCGGCCTGCCCGGCGTCTGCCTGGCGCTGGGGCTCGCCATGGCAGTGCAGTGCGCGGCCGTCGCAGCGCTGCTGCGGCGGGCTCGGCGCCAGATGCAGACCGGGGTCTCATTGGCGCGGGTCGGCTGA
- a CDS encoding PadR family transcriptional regulator codes for MLELSILGFLAEAPLHGYELKERIKALSGHVRPVSDGALYPAINRLLAAGLLDQRTEDGASAAPRRVLTLTDEGRAELLARLRKPKQAEITDHVRFNTVLAFLRHLGDPAEQAAVLRRRLDFLEAPSSFFYREGEPVRAEEAGDLFREGMLRVARATGTAERKWLREAIDTLSRTAP; via the coding sequence GTGCTGGAGTTGTCGATCCTCGGCTTCCTCGCCGAGGCGCCGCTGCACGGTTACGAGCTGAAGGAGCGCATCAAGGCGCTGAGCGGGCACGTCCGCCCGGTCAGTGACGGCGCGCTGTACCCGGCCATCAACCGGCTCCTCGCCGCCGGGCTGCTCGACCAGCGCACGGAAGACGGCGCGAGCGCGGCCCCACGCCGGGTGCTGACCCTGACCGATGAAGGCCGCGCGGAGCTGCTGGCCCGCCTGCGCAAGCCCAAGCAGGCGGAGATCACCGACCATGTCCGGTTCAACACGGTCCTGGCCTTCCTGCGGCACCTGGGCGACCCCGCCGAGCAGGCCGCGGTGCTGCGCCGCCGCCTGGACTTCCTGGAGGCTCCGTCGAGTTTCTTCTACCGGGAGGGCGAGCCGGTGCGCGCGGAGGAGGCCGGGGACCTCTTCCGGGAAGGCATGTTGCGCGTCGCCCGGGCCACCGGGACGGCGGAGCGGAAATGGCTGCGCGAGGCCATCGACACGCTCAGCCGGACTGCGCCGTGA